Proteins encoded in a region of the Anopheles ziemanni chromosome 2, idAnoZiCoDA_A2_x.2, whole genome shotgun sequence genome:
- the LOC131281182 gene encoding uncharacterized protein LOC131281182, which produces MDSMSFDYDQYFSEETFVIDDFGEICEDIVRIASASSAYLYKDLDSELRHDSPPPGSFIASNRCFEKEVPSLFSEMEYLTEVSPETDAVLFDQKPATRAVNPTEFSCKRLEQTNSKIGIDSVFAESSPIRSDSVIEPAPTVGKQPEKPVKDTPHAGIITDPLDYQRILNNYLQKGRRKLEASSYSKMKASCQAKEKMHTRSTSVVETVTNASITGKGRGSSLLATPIGSSNYLPNHGSTNNNTATVVKRLAFPSTASSPTLHRGLLNRPIASSMKTATPRAYRCQDCNVSFPSSELLRKHTCIISEQYQCHLCLREFKKRKTLDHHMKSHDKVFSTDDDLRR; this is translated from the exons ATGGATAG CATGTCGTTCGACTACGATCAATACTTTTCCGAGGAAACGTTCGTCATCGACGACTTCGGCGAAATCTGCGAGGACATTGTGCGGATAGCAAGTGCGAGCAGCGCGTATCTTTACAAGGATCTGGACAGTGAGCTACGCCATGACAGCCCTCCGCCCGGAAGTTTTATCGCGTCGAACCGTTGCTTCGAGAAAGAGGTCCCATCGCTGTTCTCCGAGATGGAATACCTTACCGAGGTGTCGCCTGAAACTGACGCGGTCTTGTTCGACCAGAAACCGGCAACGAGAGCCGTAAATCCGACTGAATTTTCTTGCAAACGCctagaacaaacaaactccaAAATCGGCATCGATAGTGTTTTCGCGGAATCTTCTCCCATTCGATCAGATAGTGTGATAGAACCGGCACCAACTGTTGGCAAGCAACCGGAGAAACCTGTTAAAGACACCCCGCACGCCGGCATCATAACCGATCCGTTGGATTATCAGCGCATTCTGAACAATTACCTCCAAAAAGGACGTCGGAAACTAGAAGCCAGTTCCTACTCAAAAATGAAAGCTTCCTGCCAGGCCAAGGAAAAGATGCATACACGTTCTACCTCAGTTGTCGAAACGGTCACAAACGCATCGATAACAGGAAAGGGTCGCGGGTCATCGCTTTTAGCAACTCCGATCGGTAGTAGCAACTATTTGCCGAACCACGgttcaacaaacaacaacactgCCACAGTAGTGAAACGACTTGCTTTTCCATCAACCG CTTCCAGCCCAACGTTACACCGTGGCCTGCTTAATCGCCCCATTGCGAGTTCGATGAAGACCGCGACCCCCCGTGCGTATCGTTGCCAGGATTGTAatgtttctttcccttccaGCGAGCTCCTGCGTAAGCATACCTGCATCATTTCCGAACAGTACCAGTGTCATCTGTGTTTACGCGAGTTCAAAAAGCGGAAAACGTTGGACCATCACATGAAATCTCACGACAAAGTGTTCTCCACCGATGACGATTTGCGAAGATAA
- the LOC131282266 gene encoding uncharacterized protein LOC131282266: MKHHIVLVLALQLLHTSSGGLLDWFRGTDEQQEGHKVGQVFVEVLTPKGVRLWTHYNPDTVKFSVELYVKFYGGQTEPLECGLCNSTTEPIDGKFMLENPDLVARFGDVLEYIVTTSNGTTTRRHPIRRVFVREELIKPIGRCVCRDRAPSALTEAQGRALSEVQLLERMILRALSNRSEACGAMSNWLVLRSEPRNERADLKEYVQQYLDLLNLRSKRTSPGFGGGWSPSSMVVKVEDHADGIAFQVRSVMEKLKILELLNIGGVLADFDGIL, from the exons ATGAAACACCACATTGTACTAGTGCTTGCGTTACAGCTACTTCACACCTCAAGTGGTGGACTGTTAGACTGGTTTCGTGGAACGGACGAACAACAAGAAGGCCACAAGGTGGGGCAAGTGTTCGTGGAAGTCCTCACACCGAAGGGCGTCCGGCTGTGGACGCACTACAACCCGGACACGGTGAAGTTCAGCGTGGAGTTGTACGTGAAGTTTTACGGAGGCCAAACGGAGCCCCTCGAGTGCGGTTTGTGCAACAGCACCACCGAGCCGATCGATGGGAAGTTTATGCTAGAAAACCCCGATCTGGTAGCTCGCTTCGGTGACGTTCTAGAGTACATCGTAACCACATCCAACGggaccacaaccagacgacaTCCCATCAGACGAGTGTTTGTTCGAG AGGAACTGATAAAACCCATCGGTCGATGTGTCTGCCGGGACCGGGCACCGTCGGCCCTTACGGAAGCCCAAGGAAGAGCCCTGTCCGAGGTGCAGCTGCTCGAGCGGATGATCCTGCGTGCGCTATCGAATCGAAGTGAAGCCTGCGGCGCCATGTCTAATTGGCTCGTGCTGCGATCGGAACCCCGGAACGAGCGGGCCGATTTGAAGGAGTACGTCCAGCAATATTTGGATCTGCTGAACCTGCGATCGAAGAGGACTTCACCGGGCTTTGGCGGCGGGTGGAGCCCGTCGAGTATGGTAGTGAAGGTGGAAGACCACGCGGACGGGATTGCGTTTCAAGTGAGGTCGGTCATGGAGAAGCTGAAGATTCTGGAGCTCCTAAATATCGGCGGAGTGTTGGCAGATTTTGATGGAATTTTGTGA